The Panthera tigris isolate Pti1 chromosome F3, P.tigris_Pti1_mat1.1, whole genome shotgun sequence genome includes a window with the following:
- the LOC102957408 gene encoding prolargin, with amino-acid sequence MRSSLCWILPLLLILASVAQGQLTRRPRPRPRPRPRPRPTPGFVQPHEPSEPTDLPPPLPPGPPSIFPDCPRECYCPSDFPSALYCDSRNLRKVPVIPPRIHYLYLQNNFITELPVESFQNATGLRWINLDNNRIRKIDQKVLEKLPSLVFLYMEKNQLEEVPSALPRNLEQLRLSQNQISRIPPGVFSKLESLLLLDLQHNKLSDGVFKPDTFQGLKNLMQLNLAHNILRKMPPKVPPAIHQLYLDSNRIETIPNGYFKGFPNLAFIRLNYNRLSDRGLPKNSFNISNLLVLHLSHNKISSVPAISNNLEHLYLNNNSIEKINGTQICPNNLVAFHDFSSDLENVPHLRYLRLDGNHLKPPIPLDLMMCFRLLQSVVI; translated from the exons ATGAGGTCATCCCTCTGCTGGATCCTCCCACTTCTCCTCATCTTGGCCTCAGTGGCCCAAGGCCAGCTGACAAGACGCCCGAGACctaggcccaggcccaggcccagaccCAGGCCCACACCCGGCTTTGTTCAGCCCCATGAGCCATCAGAGCCTAcagacctgccccctcccctcccaccaggcCCTCCATCTATCTTCCCTGACTGCCCCCGGGAATGCTACTGCCCCTCTGACTTCCCTTCTGCCCTCTACTGTGACAGCCGCAACCTTCGAAAGGTCCCCGTCATCCCACCCCGCATCCATTACCTCTATCTCCAGAACAACTTCATAACTGAGCTCCCAGTGGAGTCCTTCCAGAACGCCACGGGCCTGAGGTGGATCAACCTGGATAACAACCGAATTCGCAAGATAGACCAGAAGGTACTGGAGAAACTACCCAGTCTGGTTTTCCTCTACATGGAGAAGAACCAGCTCGAAGAGGTGCCGTCAGCCCTGCCCCGGAACCTGGAGCAGCTGAGGCTGAGCCAGAACCAGATCTCCAGAATCCCACCCGGCGTCTTCAGCAAGCTAGAGAGCCTGCTGCTCCTGGATCTCCAACACAACAAGCTGAGTGATGGCGTCTTCAAGCCCGACACCTTCCAGGGCCTCAAGAACCTCATGCAACTCAACCTGGCCCACAACATCCTGAGAAAGATGCCACCCAAGGTCCCCCCGGCCATCCACCAGCTCTACCTGGACAGCAACAGGATCGAGACCATCCCTAATGGGTACTTCAAGGGCTTCCCCAACCTCGCCTTCATTCGCCTTAACTACAACAGGCTGTCAGACAGAGGGCTGCCCAAGAACTCCTTCAACATCTCCAATCTGCTCGTGCTCCACCTGTCCCACAACAAGATCAGCAGCGTGCCCGCCATCAGCAACAATCTGGAGCACCTGTACCTCAACAACAACAGcatagaga AGATCAATGGGACCCAGATTTGCCCCAACAATCTAGTCGCCTTCCATGACTTCTCCTCGGATCTGGAGAACGTGCCCCACCTGCGCTACCTGAGGCTGGACGGGAACCACCTGAAGCCGCCCATCCCACTGGACCTCATGATGTGCTTCCGCCTGCTGCAATCCGTGGTCATTTAG